One genomic window of Candidatus Campbellbacteria bacterium includes the following:
- the rpoC gene encoding DNA-directed RNA polymerase subunit beta' encodes MMKKKKNNMENKNIKKEKKINSRSDFESITLSISSPEEILNWSRGEIKKAETINYRTQRAEKDGLFDERVFGTERNYECSCGKYRDIRYKGIVCDKCGVEVTHSGVRRNRMGHIELAAPVAHIWYLKSVPSRIALMLGVTATEVQSVVYFGGYMITDTNEDERKVLLENLRKEYTKEAKEVKGDDKKAKKVKETYQIRQKEIQSIQKGAVIREDRYYRYVLRYSSMFKAGIGGEIVYEALKSIDLRSLEKNLVKKIQSASKIEGEKMRRRLSLVRSFIKSKTRPEWMFFLHLPIIPAGLRPMVALDGGRYATSDINDLYRRIINRNIRLKRLISLGAPEVILRNEKRLLQEAVDALLDNSIRSRTNSGGMRQFQKRELKSLAEHLGGKRGCFRSNLLGKRVDYSGRSVIVAGPELKLNECGIPKEMALELFKPFVMEKLFKRDLAYNIRAAGRLIDDRGAEVWKALEEVVKEKYVLLNRAPTLHRQGLQAFKPLLIETKAIQLHPLVCKAFNADFDGDQMAVHVPLMEESQFEAKNIMAASQNVLNPGDGEIIASPNQQDMALGCYWMTKMIDGAEGEGKLFTYPNEAISAYEYGAVDIRAKIKVLGTEKKKYEKFNNKPFETTVGRLLFNTVLPDDFPFINELITKKYISKIISDIIERYPLEDVLESLDKIKRFGFKYSTVSGASWSLSDTPEPKELDALIDEGLKKSSEIIDQYRDGLLSSVEQRRLRIEVWHGIFSKLKNDFVMQGLDEDGSTKDIIASGARGSAVDLTYIIGIKGIIASAKGMPIETPIISSYKKGLNPVEYFIDGYGGRKGLSDSALKTSESGYFGRRLFDVAQDVIINSDNCRTTGGFNLYRTSASGIEFPFYKKIKGRYLAKDVVDSSKKVIAKKGEYIDQELSIKIDNSGVEHITARSPISCKNKRGVCKKCYGDDPSTNKEVDLGEAVGTIAAQAIGEPGTQLTMNTVHFAGAYSASGDITTGLPRVVEIFENRTPKSPAVIAMIDGIISDIRVEGNEKIIIISPKNDTKASKKETEYSVNKYRHVFVNKGDEVKKGKIMTDGSINLSDLYKYVGKEATQKYMFDEITKIYELQGRSLATKHFELILKQMFSSCSVKEPGDTLYVAGDLIEHEECDRINEAFKKEGRNLVKIEPILLGITKMSIFRPGFLSAASFQNTTYVLIRAALNGTTDHLEGLKENVITGRLLPAGTGYKGSKKHSMIADLQKRLDEEEERRRQEKELDVEEVDSQQ; translated from the coding sequence ATGATGAAGAAGAAGAAGAATAATATGGAAAACAAAAATATAAAAAAAGAAAAAAAGATTAACTCAAGAAGCGATTTTGAATCCATAACTTTAAGTATTTCATCGCCAGAAGAAATATTGAATTGGTCAAGAGGAGAAATAAAAAAGGCAGAAACTATAAACTACAGAACACAAAGAGCAGAAAAAGATGGCTTGTTTGATGAGCGTGTGTTTGGAACAGAGCGTAACTATGAATGTTCTTGTGGAAAGTATCGCGATATTCGTTACAAAGGAATTGTGTGTGACAAGTGTGGTGTTGAAGTTACACACTCAGGGGTGAGAAGAAACAGGATGGGTCATATTGAACTCGCAGCACCTGTCGCTCATATATGGTATTTGAAATCAGTCCCTTCCCGCATAGCTTTGATGCTTGGCGTTACTGCTACAGAAGTGCAAAGTGTTGTTTACTTCGGTGGATATATGATAACAGACACGAACGAAGATGAAAGAAAGGTATTGCTTGAAAATCTGAGAAAAGAATATACCAAAGAAGCGAAAGAGGTAAAAGGAGATGACAAAAAAGCGAAGAAGGTTAAAGAGACATATCAAATAAGACAAAAAGAAATACAGTCAATACAAAAGGGCGCTGTGATAAGGGAGGACAGATATTATCGCTATGTTCTCAGATACTCTTCTATGTTCAAAGCAGGGATTGGTGGTGAAATCGTATATGAGGCGTTGAAGTCAATAGATCTTCGTTCTCTTGAAAAAAATCTTGTCAAAAAGATTCAGTCGGCATCCAAGATTGAAGGGGAGAAAATGCGCAGACGATTGAGCTTGGTTCGTTCTTTCATAAAATCAAAAACGCGTCCAGAGTGGATGTTTTTCCTACATTTGCCGATAATACCTGCTGGTTTAAGACCGATGGTTGCCCTTGACGGTGGTCGCTATGCCACATCTGATATAAATGATTTGTATCGCCGTATCATAAATAGAAATATAAGATTGAAGCGACTTATTTCACTTGGTGCGCCAGAAGTAATATTGAGAAATGAAAAAAGATTGTTGCAGGAAGCGGTAGATGCTTTGCTTGATAACTCCATCCGTTCAAGGACAAATTCAGGTGGCATGAGACAGTTCCAAAAAAGGGAATTAAAATCACTTGCCGAACATTTGGGTGGTAAAAGAGGATGTTTCCGTTCCAATCTTCTCGGAAAAAGAGTGGACTACTCTGGGCGTTCTGTTATTGTTGCAGGTCCAGAGCTGAAATTGAACGAATGTGGTATTCCAAAAGAAATGGCTTTGGAATTGTTCAAGCCGTTTGTAATGGAGAAACTATTCAAGAGAGACCTTGCTTACAACATAAGAGCCGCTGGAAGATTGATTGATGATCGCGGTGCAGAAGTTTGGAAGGCGCTTGAAGAAGTCGTGAAAGAGAAATATGTCTTACTAAACAGGGCTCCGACACTTCACAGACAGGGTCTACAAGCCTTCAAACCACTTTTGATAGAGACAAAGGCGATACAACTACACCCGCTTGTGTGTAAGGCATTCAACGCTGACTTTGACGGTGACCAGATGGCAGTTCATGTTCCTCTTATGGAAGAGTCACAGTTTGAGGCAAAAAATATCATGGCGGCAAGTCAAAATGTGCTTAACCCTGGTGACGGAGAAATAATCGCATCACCAAACCAACAGGACATGGCACTTGGCTGTTATTGGATGACAAAGATGATTGATGGCGCAGAAGGTGAAGGAAAACTGTTTACATATCCAAATGAAGCCATATCAGCATATGAATATGGTGCCGTTGATATAAGGGCAAAGATAAAAGTTTTGGGAACTGAAAAGAAAAAGTATGAGAAATTTAATAACAAACCTTTTGAAACAACAGTAGGTCGGTTGTTGTTCAACACTGTGTTACCAGATGACTTTCCTTTTATAAATGAGCTGATAACGAAAAAATATATATCAAAAATAATAAGCGATATAATAGAGAGATATCCATTAGAGGATGTCCTTGAATCGCTTGATAAAATAAAAAGATTTGGTTTCAAGTACTCAACGGTTTCGGGTGCTTCTTGGTCTCTGAGTGATACACCCGAGCCAAAAGAACTTGATGCACTTATTGATGAAGGTCTCAAAAAATCTTCTGAGATAATAGACCAATATAGAGATGGTCTTTTGTCTAGTGTAGAGCAGAGAAGGTTGCGTATTGAAGTATGGCATGGAATATTTTCAAAATTGAAAAATGATTTTGTCATGCAAGGTTTGGATGAAGACGGATCAACAAAAGATATAATAGCCTCAGGAGCAAGAGGTTCTGCTGTGGATTTGACATATATAATCGGAATAAAAGGAATAATTGCCAGCGCAAAAGGAATGCCTATTGAGACACCAATCATAAGTTCTTACAAAAAAGGTCTTAACCCTGTTGAGTATTTCATTGATGGTTATGGCGGAAGAAAAGGACTTTCGGACTCGGCTCTAAAAACTTCAGAGTCAGGTTATTTTGGAAGGAGATTGTTTGATGTGGCTCAGGATGTGATAATAAACTCCGACAATTGTAGAACAACAGGTGGTTTCAATCTGTATCGTACAAGTGCCTCTGGTATTGAGTTTCCTTTCTACAAAAAGATAAAAGGAAGATATCTCGCAAAAGATGTCGTAGATTCTTCAAAGAAGGTCATTGCTAAAAAGGGTGAATACATAGATCAAGAATTATCAATCAAGATTGATAATTCTGGGGTTGAACATATCACCGCTCGTTCTCCTATTAGCTGTAAAAACAAAAGAGGGGTTTGCAAAAAGTGTTATGGTGATGACCCATCAACCAACAAAGAAGTTGATTTGGGAGAAGCAGTGGGAACAATAGCCGCACAAGCAATAGGTGAGCCAGGAACACAGCTTACCATGAACACCGTTCACTTTGCTGGTGCATACTCGGCATCTGGTGACATAACAACAGGTTTGCCTCGTGTGGTTGAGATTTTTGAAAATAGAACCCCAAAATCACCAGCAGTTATCGCAATGATTGACGGCATCATAAGTGACATAAGAGTTGAAGGAAATGAAAAGATAATAATAATCTCTCCTAAAAATGACACAAAGGCATCAAAGAAAGAAACAGAGTATAGTGTGAATAAGTATAGACATGTTTTTGTAAACAAAGGAGATGAAGTGAAAAAAGGAAAAATTATGACAGATGGTTCCATCAACCTATCAGACCTATACAAATATGTCGGCAAGGAGGCAACACAAAAATACATGTTTGATGAGATAACAAAGATTTATGAATTGCAGGGAAGATCTCTGGCAACAAAGCACTTTGAACTGATTTTGAAACAGATGTTCTCTTCCTGTTCTGTCAAAGAACCTGGAGATACGCTATATGTTGCCGGTGATTTGATTGAGCATGAAGAGTGCGACAGAATTAATGAGGCGTTCAAAAAAGAAGGAAGGAATTTGGTGAAAATAGAGCCTATTTTGCTTGGAATAACTAAAATGTCTATATTCAGACCAGGCTTCCTATCGGCTGCATCTTTCCAAAACACAACTTATGTTCTGATACGGGCGGCTCTTAACGGAACCACAGATCACCTTGAAGGGCTTAAGGAGAATGTTATAACAGGTCGACTTCTCCCAGCAGGAACAGGGTATAAGGGAAGTAAAAAACACTCAATGATTGCCGACCTTCAGAAGCGACTTGATGAAGAAGAGGAAAGGCGTAGACAGGAAAAAGAGCTTGATGTTGAAGAAGTAGATTCTCAACAATAA
- a CDS encoding DNA-directed RNA polymerase subunit beta, translated as MGETVGSKKKKYFLGYKKPLLKLPDLLGPQKESFNWFMEEGMWEMFKSYSPISDYSGDKFELSFVSYSFDSPKYSEQHAKENMLTYDAPLKVMVKFKNKIQKTEKKQEILFGKVPIMTDRGTFIINGVERIIMSQLTRSFGVFFNAKDVKNVRCFSARITPSKGPWLEFETDINGTCSVRVDRTGKVYVSTFLRAFGLKTDDQILKATSNKDVRDMLKKTILKDSIETVDDACVEFYKKIRSGDQLTPENAKAKINDMFSKEQYDISELGRIRFNKRFGIKMTKGSIERRTISIEDVMTILGEIVRLNNDPKAQPDDIDNLSSRRVRYVGELFQLRIRRGIARLAKNTQDRMTTIDTSFTTPHFLNPQPFRSSVNEFFLTDQLSHVMKQENIVAEIEHRRTISALGPGGLTREHAGIAVRDLHPSHYGRICPVHTPEGPNIGLNLQLALYADVNRYGIIETTYAKVEDGVITKKVVSLNAEEEEKYRIAHRVVSCDKDGKILDKQVIIRKDSKPRFSSPKKIEYIDVSSNQTLSVAAALIPFIEHDAAHRALLGANTQKQATIYVSPEAPYVSTGIEGDVAKSSRRMIVAEEDGEITYVDAEEIKMKGVSGKNYHYHLIKFGRTNSPSIHHQRSIVSLKQKVKQGQILADAASTDQGQLALGQNLRVAFVCWHGMTYEDAILISSKIVEQGKFVSLHAKDFKVSVRDTKLGPEMTTFDIPNVSEAKLRNLDERGIVRIGAEVKPGDILVGKVTPKGETQLTPEERLLRSIFGERARDIKDSSEKLSPGHQGRVINVKVFNKENGDQLDPGVLEEIRVTIAQMRNITVGDKLTGRHGNKGVVARILPAEDMPHTEDGEPVDIVLSPLGIASRANVGQVFEAHLGLAAQALGYQAVVPSFSGATEEEVREELVKAGFDKTGKETLYDGRTGEKLARKVTVGNMYLMKISHMVEDKLHMRSFGNYAIVHQQPLQGRTREGGQRLGEMEVWAFLGYGAAYNLREMMTIKSDDMYGRSAAFKAMIDGDRIKQINLPESFNVLIHYLRGLGLNMTFNRENNDEEEEE; from the coding sequence AAAAGAAAAAATATTTTCTTGGTTATAAAAAACCATTACTTAAATTGCCAGACCTTTTGGGACCACAAAAGGAGTCTTTTAATTGGTTTATGGAAGAGGGGATGTGGGAAATGTTTAAAAGCTACTCTCCTATATCTGACTACAGCGGAGATAAATTTGAACTATCTTTTGTCTCTTATAGTTTTGATTCTCCAAAATATAGCGAACAGCATGCAAAAGAAAACATGCTTACTTATGATGCGCCGCTAAAAGTAATGGTAAAGTTCAAAAACAAAATTCAGAAAACGGAAAAGAAACAAGAAATTCTGTTTGGCAAAGTGCCAATTATGACAGACAGGGGAACATTTATAATAAACGGTGTTGAGAGAATTATAATGTCACAATTGACACGGTCATTTGGTGTTTTCTTTAATGCAAAAGATGTGAAAAATGTGCGGTGTTTCTCTGCGAGAATTACCCCATCAAAAGGTCCGTGGCTTGAGTTTGAGACGGACATAAATGGAACATGTTCTGTCCGCGTGGATAGGACTGGAAAGGTGTATGTGAGTACTTTTTTGCGTGCTTTTGGGTTAAAAACAGACGACCAGATATTAAAAGCAACATCTAACAAAGATGTTCGCGATATGCTAAAAAAGACGATACTTAAAGACAGCATAGAGACAGTAGATGATGCCTGTGTTGAATTCTACAAGAAAATACGGTCAGGAGACCAATTGACGCCAGAAAATGCAAAAGCAAAGATAAATGATATGTTTTCCAAAGAGCAATACGATATCTCTGAGCTCGGAAGAATCAGATTTAACAAAAGATTTGGTATAAAAATGACAAAAGGTTCTATAGAAAGAAGAACTATTTCTATTGAAGATGTGATGACTATACTTGGGGAGATTGTCCGTCTCAACAATGATCCAAAAGCACAGCCAGATGATATAGACAATCTTTCTTCAAGAAGGGTTAGATATGTAGGTGAACTTTTTCAGTTAAGGATAAGGAGGGGAATAGCACGATTGGCCAAAAACACGCAAGATCGTATGACAACGATAGATACTTCTTTTACAACTCCACATTTTCTAAACCCGCAGCCTTTTCGTTCTTCTGTTAATGAATTTTTCCTTACAGACCAACTTTCTCATGTTATGAAACAGGAAAACATAGTTGCAGAGATTGAGCATAGAAGAACAATTTCTGCACTTGGTCCTGGTGGTTTGACGCGCGAGCATGCCGGCATCGCTGTTCGCGACTTGCACCCATCACACTACGGTCGTATTTGTCCTGTTCATACGCCAGAAGGTCCAAACATTGGTTTGAATCTTCAGTTGGCACTGTATGCAGATGTCAACAGATATGGAATCATTGAAACAACTTATGCCAAAGTTGAGGATGGTGTTATAACAAAAAAAGTAGTCAGCCTAAATGCAGAGGAAGAAGAAAAATATAGGATTGCTCATAGGGTTGTGTCGTGTGATAAGGACGGAAAAATTTTAGATAAACAAGTGATAATCAGAAAAGACAGCAAGCCAAGATTTAGTTCTCCTAAAAAAATAGAATACATAGATGTCTCAAGCAATCAAACTTTGTCTGTAGCAGCAGCGCTTATTCCTTTTATTGAGCATGATGCCGCACACAGAGCGCTTCTCGGTGCGAACACACAAAAACAGGCAACGATATATGTTTCACCAGAAGCCCCTTATGTTTCAACGGGAATTGAGGGTGATGTCGCAAAAAGCTCAAGGCGTATGATTGTCGCGGAAGAGGATGGCGAAATAACATATGTTGATGCAGAGGAGATAAAAATGAAAGGGGTGAGTGGTAAAAACTATCATTACCACTTGATTAAATTTGGCAGAACCAACAGCCCTTCCATACATCATCAAAGATCCATCGTTTCTCTCAAACAAAAAGTCAAGCAGGGTCAGATATTGGCAGACGCAGCATCAACCGATCAAGGTCAACTTGCTCTCGGTCAAAATCTTAGAGTTGCGTTTGTGTGTTGGCACGGCATGACTTATGAAGATGCGATTTTGATTTCAAGCAAAATTGTGGAGCAGGGAAAGTTTGTTTCACTACACGCAAAAGATTTTAAGGTCAGCGTAAGAGACACAAAGTTGGGACCAGAAATGACAACTTTTGATATACCAAATGTATCAGAAGCAAAACTTAGAAACCTTGATGAGAGGGGTATTGTCCGCATAGGTGCAGAAGTAAAACCTGGAGATATTTTAGTAGGTAAGGTAACCCCTAAGGGTGAAACACAATTGACTCCAGAAGAAAGGTTGCTTCGTTCCATCTTTGGTGAAAGGGCACGCGACATAAAAGACTCTTCTGAAAAACTAAGCCCAGGTCATCAAGGTCGCGTGATAAATGTTAAGGTCTTTAATAAAGAAAATGGTGATCAATTAGACCCAGGTGTTCTTGAAGAAATAAGAGTTACTATAGCGCAGATGAGAAATATAACTGTGGGTGACAAGCTCACAGGACGGCACGGAAATAAAGGTGTGGTCGCAAGAATACTTCCCGCTGAAGATATGCCACACACAGAAGATGGTGAGCCGGTTGATATAGTTTTGAGCCCTCTTGGAATTGCTTCAAGAGCGAATGTCGGTCAGGTATTTGAAGCACACCTTGGACTTGCCGCACAAGCCCTCGGTTATCAAGCTGTGGTTCCGTCATTCAGCGGAGCAACAGAAGAAGAGGTAAGAGAGGAACTTGTAAAAGCAGGGTTTGATAAAACAGGAAAAGAGACACTTTATGACGGAAGAACAGGTGAAAAACTTGCAAGAAAAGTAACAGTAGGAAATATGTATCTTATGAAAATTAGCCACATGGTTGAAGACAAGTTGCATATGAGATCTTTTGGAAACTATGCTATCGTTCATCAGCAACCGCTACAGGGTAGAACTCGCGAAGGAGGTCAGAGATTGGGTGAAATGGAAGTATGGGCGTTTCTTGGTTATGGTGCGGCTTACAATCTGCGCGAAATGATGACTATAAAATCAGACGATATGTATGGTCGTTCTGCAGCGTTTAAGGCAATGATAGATGGGGATCGCATAAAGCAGATTAATCTGCCTGAGTCTTTTAATGTGCTTATTCATTATCTCCGCGGTCTTGGTCTGAATATGACTTTTAATAGAGAAAACAATGATGAAGAAGAAGAAGAATAA